Genomic window (Culex pipiens pallens isolate TS chromosome 3, TS_CPP_V2, whole genome shotgun sequence):
TTGGCGGAGTTTGAGGTACTTTaatttgctgctgttgttgttgttgctgctgctgctgggtcaTGTCCGTGGTGCAAATTGTTGGCGTCGGTTCCTTCCGCTGCTTTGGATTGACACGTTCTGGCAGCGGTCCGGACGGTGCCTTCCCGTACCGGAATGTGCCCTCAGTTGGTGTTTGATCTTCGGACTTGTCCTGGCCGCCGGACCCGGTTGAGCCAACTAACGTGACGCTGCTCAGGTTCGACGGTGACGAGGGGCCACTCATGGCTGTTTCTGTAATTGGGAGGGAGGTGGAACATTAGACAAATTTTACTAACAGCCAATAACCCGACATGGTGtcaattacaaaatgcattttctcaattccgttctgaaaaaaatctgcgttctgatttaaaaaaaagtatgtgcttagattttgaagatttcaagcTCGCCAATaatgttcaaataaaaattaaatcatttgttGCCTCGACACCATGCCCTCAAAACCAAACGAAAACGTTTCACCGACCAGTTAACGTGTCCGAACTGCTCGACCCGGCCATGGGTTTCGGTATCGCCAGGTACGAGTCATCCTGGGGCTGCGCGTGTATTTGATGTTGGGACTTGCTCTGCAATGACCCCCCACCTCCACCGCCCCCATTTCCTCCTCCACCCCCATCAACCTTCGGCggagactgctgctgctgctgctgctgtttctcTTCCACCGCTGTGTCGTGATGGTGAACTCCGTGGATGATAACCGGTCCAGCTTGTTCGGGTATCCAAGATAGGGTTTCCTGTTCCGAGCCCTGGTGGCTAGCGTATCCCCGTCGGGACCCTCGGAAGCGCAAACCCGCCGAATCACCACTCATCGACCGATCCCGGTCGGCACCCTCCGAGCAGTAACCTgtaattgaagaattttaacaaatttcaacttACGCTGGCCATGTGAAGTCATTTACCTGACACCGAGCTGGCTCCGGACGTTCGCCGGGGCGATGCACGGCCATCCTGGTAGGGAAGTTCCAGGAAGTCCGTCTGGTGGTCACACTCGCAGGCCGGTTCCAGCGGTGGGTTGTAGAACACATTTTTGAGCGCTTGCAGCACCGTCTCCCCGTCGGTAAACACCCGGTAGGTCAGCAGGAAGGTGTTCAAAAAGTCAATCGACAGGAAGCGCAGATCTGTAAGTCGCTGGAGTAGCCGTTCCGGTGTCGCATACCGCACCTGGGGCAGCTTGCACGAGTTCAATGTTCGCGAAAACCGAATGTCCACGTCGTCCTTGAACAGGCGCGGATCGGCTCGCAATGCTTGGTGTCCTGCAAAGATGGATCCTTCAAGAATTCAATCCAAACGTGCCCCAACACCAAAAGTGGGATGAATGTGTGGGAGGTTACATCGAAACATAAAAAGGGAAGAAAcgggaagaaaaaaacaacaacagctTGAGAACAACCAGACAACACGGAGTACACCACGGTTACGGGAATACCTCCGGAGGACCCTCCGATCCCGGGGGACAGCAGCGAGTGCATGTGGATGTTGTCCAAGCACTGCGAAATATCGCTGATCCACGCTTCCTTGTCCTGGATGGTGGGCGCGATCAGGTGGATGCTGTGCCGCGCACCGGATTTGGTTTCCACGAAGATCTTAAAGTCGCGATTGCCGGCGTTGACCGATTCCGATACGCTGAGCGTGCTGCCACGCGTTGATTGCGAACATACCGAAGCGTCCTCGTCCTGCACCTCGCTCGGGTCCTCGATGAGGGTAGCGTCCGCCAGCGGAATCTTACCCACGTCCGGGAGCAGGTGCAGTCGGCCACCGGAAGTTCTGTTGAAAGTAAGGTGTGATACATTGGGGTAAGAAATTGATAAagggcaaaaatataaaataggaCACAGACAGTCAACGTCAATCAATACCAATCTAGTAAAAAAATTGTAGCAAGTtgcaaaattaaagattttttcagcaaaatatggATAAATGCGAAGAGAGCTGAAAATATCGAGTTTTGCCTCTCGTCGCCGtcatgctaacttgtcgtacgtgcattttgggccaaattgagttaggaacgccattttgtgcagttcTTAATgcatcaccttttgaccttcacagatccccaaaattcgatgtcaatcctgagatattcaacgaaatccgaaaaactccgttcattttggtcactttacatatgaaagtagtttcaatcttgtcgtgctatcttgtcactccctgaaaattgatgtaagtgcggcaactggccaaagggatttcaggtcagaacgcgtttgacgcacgtacaagtacAAGGCTAGCGTTAAACATTTACAATCATAActtgggactccagcaacccaCTTCAAccaacttcgggacaatgcacataatggtcaacaaaacaaaacgcgtttgttattgtttacattgcgtgctttcgttgtTGTTTATTCAacgtcaaacattaaaatgcgtttttctcggaacgtcgaaatggcgggtgcgacaagatagcacgacgacgtcgaactcGTGAATACAATagttcgatgcctctgtgctctgttGTTCCAAGCTTGCTGGAATTTCTATCTAatttgtgggtaattctctaccaaatcacacgaaatcgggaaaagttgccccgaccccttttcgatttgcgtgaaactttgtcataatgggtaacttttgtccctgatcacgaatccgaggtccgttttttgatatctcgtgacggaggggcggtacgaccccttccatttatgaacatgcgaaaaaagaggtgtttttcaataatttgcagcctgaaacggtgatgagagagaaatttggtgtcaaaggtacttttatgtaaaattagacgcccgattagatggcgtactcagaattccgaaaaaacgtatttttcatcgaaaaaaacactaaaaaagttttaaaaattctcccattttccgttactcgactgtaaaattttttggaacatgtcattttatggtaaatttaatgtactttttgaatctacattgacccagaagggtcattttttcatttagaacaaaattattcattttaaaatttcttgttttttctaactttgcagggttattttttagagtgtaacaatgttctacaaagttgtagaacagacaattacaaaaaaattgatatatggacataaggggtttgcttatgaacatcacgagttattgcgattttacgaaaaaaagttttgaaaaagttactttttgcgtttctctttgtttcgtcgtccgtgtacgccgcgggtgaccatgaacggccatgatcgatgacgaccaactttttcaaaactttttttcgtaaaatcgcgataactcgtgatgtttataagcaaaccccttatgtctatatatcattttttgtaattgtctgctctacaactttgtaaaacattgttacactctaaaaaataaccctgcaaagttagaaaaacacgaaattttaaaatgaaaaattttgttctaaatgaaaaaatggcccttctgggtcaatgtagattcgaaaagtacattaaatttcccataaaatgacatgttccaaaaatttttacagtagattaacggaaaatgggagaatttttaaaacttttttagtgtttttttcgatgaaaaatacgtttttttcggaattctgagtacgccatcaaatcgggcgtctaattttacataaaagtccctttgacaccaaatttctatctcatcaccgattcaggctgcaatttattgaaaaacacctcttttttcgcatgttcaaaaatggaaggggtcataccgcctctccgtcacgagatatcaaaaaacgcaaatcgaaaaggggtcggggcaactgctgtgtgagttggcggagaattacccttgtaCAAAAGAGAACAAAAACATCGATATCttttagtttcaaaaaacacttcaaattgaatatttttaaatgaaacttttgtttccTCACTAAAATATTTGCCGTCTAGATAAAGTTATTCTTTGCAGCACTAAAatagatgctgaaaagttgatttttgttgcacttgtatcaaaaagtaaaacttttcaacattgttttgctttaaatggttaatttccaaaaattgttcgcgtggtttatggatggtccctaacgataaaataaaaaaaaatcgatgtatTTAAAAGCTAGAATTCTCGAATCGATATTGAAGTAAGCTTCAATCTATTATTTATACGCAAAAAATAACAGTGAGCAATTCAATGAAacattgtagacatgttatcctacgcttataaaGCCATTTTTGAGTATATGGAGcaagtttcactcgataatgacatttgagaagggcgtaagtgttttaattatttttgtaattcggaatttaaatatctcTGTATGTCAAAGCCGTGCATCGTGTCAAAAAGGGTCAAAGaccaacttgtaggaaatttgacgggctttctgaaaaaatatagtgaaagaaaaaaacacgcctcttctatgtttaaaagtcaaatttgagggggagcccaccattttttccgttcaaaatttttgtgaaaatagcctaagattttACCAAAAGACTAACgtaaaatgcaggatggagcaactcacctaaaaaaatacaaaaatcatttactgtaACTGTTTTTTACgtacgtcaaaattttcaaaaaaaaaagaacacgggaatcgattctccagacaattttacataaaaatctccatattgaTCACTGTACTAAGTTCAATCCTTCACCCAGAattgggcatcggcatacgagaggataaagagcacgattcggtagtaaaatgatactgtgtgcggacggagaggataaatcccgaaactaccgagagtactttactcatgggttcatcagggttcatcttcaaaaaaagttcatctataaaaaaagtaccgagactcgaacccaagacacGAGTCCCCCatagaccgttattatgaaaaaaaatttccacccaaaccaatgattggacatggttcctgggaccattctgcacttctgggccgagtttcaaaatatttgccggcagaaatttcgaatacggtcagttttagtgtttcgagtagaaattaaggagaaatcacatgtaaaatgcgtaggaaatgagcaaagtttcaatgtttcaactccaaaacattagtggtcatggttttacattgtattaacatgtagcagaatgatatagaAACGAGttacagcactgacttagccggattaagcctaagtcaagtgacttaggtatataatttacaagtttataccttaatattaaaaaaaactcctacatcaaggaattttaagtcaaggaaaactagattgcacaaaaattacttaaaatgaggtgactttgagcctaggggtgacattgtaccaataaacgcataaagattgctttgataagcttgaattttatgttaatttatttatttgtagaaatttgatgatattgctacgcaaatctgcttgttctgatttaaaattaaattaattaaaataaatttaaaatcttctGGAATCCtcctaatttgaaaataatgctcACATCTTTCAGTTCTGAATCAATACctactgaaatcaaataaaacaatcaaaataatagggaaacaaatttttgttacgTGGCAAGTTTGTGACATGGCAGTTACAATAAAATTGtcctttttgttttaaatcgttCACAAATTTTAACCTTGCGAATGAAATCCGGAGAGTACTCCAGCCACTAGCAAgcccagctctttgaggaaggtggggcaataatatgcacgatttgaaaaatacgtcatttgtggataccccctgaccaaatttagaacaaatttatgtggatggtggggcagttgccccatgttgcctcaccctgtgcacgctagtgactctagctatcatttagctcatatatttttgttgtcctgtgtaatgattatacttagcaaaagtttaatgacacaggattaatatttcaaaccaaccaattattttccaacattgcagttatcgtcataaaataaaataacatttcatacttgaataaaataatgttgatacactcatagttaggattcaataaaacataatattaataatcaagaacgttcactaataatgtattcatcaaaacaaatcctacttctgcccaatgtgaaaacacaataaatcttttaacaagcttggcatatcttatgaaaacatgaaaatagtgcagttaaatatcaaatcaaatcaaattgttcgctttaCAACATTACCAGccaaactggggtgagaggcaaccacgttcAACACTCTAACACCGAAACCGGTATAGTCAAGTATGTACAGGCGatgtaagttttcaatgtgactTGTGTCCTAAACCCTTGGCGGGGTCAAACGGTAAGGCTTACGAAACTAaagctttatctatttttttagtgtttcttagttattgaactttttatgcCAGAGGACAACATAATCTTAGagcaatatttgcaacgattatactttgcaattcaagcttatcgatcttgttgttaagctatctggctattataaaatcgttaaatttagtacaatgtcacccctaggctcaaagtcacctcattttaagtaatttttgtgcaatctagttttccttgacttaaaattcattgatgtaggagttttttttaaatattaaggtataaacttgtaaattatatacctaagtcacttgacttaggcttaatccggctaagtcagtgctgtaaatcgtttttatatcattctgctacatgttaatacaatgtaaaaccatgaccactaatgttttggagttaaaacattgaaaatttgctcatttcctacgcattttacatgtgatttctccttaatttctactcgaaacactaaaactgaccgtattcgaaatttatgccggcaaatattttgaaactcggcccagaggtgcagaatggtcccaggaaccatgtccaaacattggtttgggtggaaattttttttcataataacggtctgtgggggacccgtgcaagaccttcggcatattgaaccgtgcttTTGCGGAATGGGTCACTATCCCATCGTTCCCATGTTCGAActaaacaatcaaaaacaagtcaacaaaaaaaaaatgatttcgtgATTcgcttatccgaagtgaaatttttttgaggccttcggataatcgagtcaggcTGGTGGTTTTGAAGAACAAATACCAAAATTCTCACaaagtacacccaaagttaaagaacgaggggatagtcctcacgaaaagaaacgtgaggaaagtgtcattttgcgagagtatagtcctctcgcgtgttcattcgttcattggaacagttcatcctattgagtggcttatatggacacatGACCGCCACTAAGTCACCGAACCAAGGGGGCCCATActgcaaaggcacggttcaatatgccgaatgtcttgggttcgagtctcggtaccggtatttttttatggatgattttttttttaaagtgaagccatgagtaaagtactctcggtaatttcgggattttttctctcagtccgcacacagtaccgaatcgtgttctttattctctcgtgtgccgatgcccagttctgggtgaatATGACCCCGACCATGTTCTAGAGTGATTTAGACAACCAACaacgatatttgaaaaaaaatgttgtaatccaaaaaaaaaattaaaaacaagcgaaattgcatttaaagcTTCGCTTGGTTGGATATCCATTGTGCGAGAAATGAACTTtctttgttttcgaaaaaacacggtatttcttgaaaatttaagtattttacaaaaacactACTAAAGTTAAAACGCTACTTATAATACATATCAGTGttgcacaaaataaaaatttaatacagcgaaaacgcatacaaaattttacatcgtttgatacccatattcccaattctgaaaattctgtttATAATGCAGGAAATTCCGATAACaatataattttcgaaattaatAAGCTTTCGAACACGGATAAAATGAAAAAGCTCTTGCCCTCACCTGGTGGCGATAATCATGTGGTTCGAAAACAGGAAGCACTGCCGCACAGCGTCGCGCTCGCTTTTGAACGAAGCCAACCGGCTTCGAATCCTTCCTCGTCCTGGTGGAACTTGCACGAGACTTCCTAAAACGAAAGCACTTGCTATAATAAACGCTTCCGTCTACCATAAAAAAAGGCTCGACGCACCTTGTCGCACAAACACTTGGTTCACGTCGAGCAGAATGTCGCACCCCTCGACGATCATGCGCTCTACGGCGAGATTTTTGCGCAGATTTTCCGTCTCCGACACTTCGTCGTGCATTTGGCGCGAAAGGTCCTCCAGCTGTTGGCGCGCGTTCTGCAGACTTTTGCGCTCCACGTGGTCGTGCGGGGTGTGGGCGAGCAGCTCGTGCAGCGTTATGATGTAGCGCGGGATTTGGTGCATCGGATAGGTAAGGAAGGTCTCGAGGCTACGGCCTTGGCAGGTCGGTTTGGCCTCGAGACGTTTCAGCACCGTGGCGAAGTTTGTATTGCTCTTGCACTCGGTCAGCACCTGCAGACTGTAGTGGTGATTGCGGACGTACTCCTGGTAGATGCTCAACATCGGCAGCAGCATGTCGAACAAATCCCCTAGAAATGTAGGTAGAAATTAAAGCTAATTTTATTTGACAAAGGTGGCATGCGATGGAATGAAAAGCTTCTGCGAGGTTGGTTCCGCAAGGACGTTTAGCGCACGAAGAAAGCAGGACGGACAGTGTGTAGTATACAGTGCAGTGATGCCAGCTGTCTTACCAAGTACCAACGTGGGCCACGACTCCAGCCGCGAGGTGAGACCCTTCAGGAAGATCTGATGTAGGAACAGTACCGTTTCCGAGTTCAGGAAGATCGAGTTGACGTCCTCGTGCGAGCACGGTGGACGCTTGGAactggccgccatcttgaacgGCCGAAGAAAGCATGCCACGAGTACCtgagaaacaaaaacacaaagatTAGTTCCAACAACTAAACCCCTCTCCAAACCAATCTCCGCAAAACCTCCAGCTGCTCCAGGTACTCCTCCTCCGCTTCCACCATGCTGAACACCAGGTGGTTCCGCTTGCGCATACTCTCCGCGTGCGGTGACCGGATGTACTCCTCGACGATCTGTTTCCAGCGGCGCCGACAGAGCCACCCCCGGAAGAAGCTCTGCACCTTCTTGATCTTGCGCAGCTCGATCGAGTCGGACACGGACGCGCACAGCCCCGGCAGGGAGGCCGGATCGTCGTGGCTGAGCATCTCGCCGGGCATGCTGAAGCTGCCCCGGCCCACCGGAGTGGCCGAGTAGCTGGAGCGGGTTTCCTTGCGCAGCACGCAGATCTGGAGTAGGAAGATGTAGACATGGGATTCAGAGAAATATATGGTGTAAATTCAAGCAAAGTTGGTGCAGATTTGACGGTGTTGTAAACAAATCCAACAATTGTGGGTTAATTTAAGAGGTCATTAACAATATACCAGTTTTTCcttaatcattatttaaaaaaaaatcttgatgctAACTTgtcatgaaattcaaatttaatataaaGTAACACATTATTTGCAGAACAAAAACattataaattgatttatttcgtGAAACCTAAAATCTCTGCCAAAATTATGTCAATTTGTCTTGCCTCCAGccaagcaaataaaaaattcaaaccatttAAGAAAAAGCAGCTGCTGGAACTCCCAAAAGCAAAGCCTCACAAAGGCAAAAGCTCAACCAGTTCAAGTAGGGTGGAAGAAAGCAAAGCAAAAGAGCTTATGTACAAAAGTCgggggaaaacaaacaaaaacgcaAAAGTAACGCCAGGAACTAAAACAATAATTGACTTCCGCTTTGTCCCACCCCCCACACTTGCTCTCCCTTGCCTTTCGAGCTTTCATCGctccgtgaaaaaaaaaacgaaacatccGGACGACCGGGACGTTGCTACTGCCTAGGAAGCAAAGAAGAAAGGTCCCATAACGTGGGAACCTTCGTCAGGATGTGAGTATATCCGGCTATTTTTACGCTCGCCGAGTGTATCTTCCACAACAAACACCGAGATTCGTTACGGGCCAGGTCCTGTTTGGGTGTCTGTTTCCAGTGAACAGAACCAAGTGAGAAAACAATATCTTTAGGAAGGAGCTCAAGTACTTTCAATCTTCGTCATTTTTGTTCGTATAAAacacctaataaaaataaaacggcTCAATTAATAACATGGTTGAAAACAGAAAATATAAATCCAAGTGTTCAAACAAACATAGAAAATAATCATAtcaacctatgtggttggtgccttccccaCTCCTAACGAAACATGTGTTTCATGAAAGATCCGAACATAATTTccatcaaatttatttcaactttttccaaaaaaaacaagtgcgtatagagttatctacgtgcgcatgtattgcgtgtacgtacacgaaaaagattgaggttaaattttgtccggccagcaaaatcaaatggtgcgctagtgtgtgtacgcgaaacgtcataaagctctattttcatgagtttaaaaaaaagtgtcataaactgagacagagttgccagatctttaaaattttgtattcgtTTGGAAGATCTTTCGATTATCCTCCGACAATAGACTCGGGGTATTTTTTGAGGAACAGCAAGAAAGATTTTTGTTGCATAAGAAAGTTAAGAATTCTTTCATAAACCAATTATTCTACAAAAACAAATATGTCTGCGCCAGTACCGTGAACGAAACACTACAGTAAAACTGAAACTGGTTAGGTTCAAGTTGAAATGCTCatcattttgtttagttttgaatatatttttaagtttttgatataaaatggaatttcttgatgatatttttcgattattttataGATCACATGGTCTATTTGATGCAAAGATGCAAAGATAGTGTTTTGATACCAAATTATGGATTTGTTCAtcagtagggttagtgaatgcTCAAGATTCCGTggacaatttaaaatttgaaatttttccttaaaatccaGTGGTGTTGAtgaattttcttgaaacaattcataaaaaattacatttcacgaatattttacccacagcagggttgccaggtttccagatttttcaagtgtcagccagaataaagattcattcTTCTCTGTACCAGatattgccagatttttccagattcttcactttttgcccattttgaacaacttttgattaaaatgaacgaatttaattggaaataataaaaatagaatggcgtcatccataaagtacgtcacgctctagggggggagggggggttgtcgcaagtgtgacaaagtgtgacaagggggagagggggggtacgtgagactgtgacgtcacgctggaCTATTTATCTAATATTGAACTTTTCTTTAAAGTatagctttaaaaatttaatgtttgataacttttactcataaatcaaacccgattcaaggctttaagaaacagagtttttgataatagatttaatatgcttcaaaaaactgtgatggtgatttttatcactacaacattgaacaaaatttataaaatccaaacgcaacctgtaaaaattaaaaacattctcGAATGAATTccgaatttcaaaatcatcctttttataaatttataaatttcgaaGCTGTGATTTCTGAAGGTTGAATTTTACAGATTTCAGAGGATttcagtggtaaaattacacattttttctgacataaaagatgtaccccttcccagatgtaatattaccatgattttttttttactgtataaaattgtacaaaaaacaagatagtgcggaggggggggggggtccgacaaaacgtgacgtactttctgAAGGGGGGTTagagccagcgtgacaaagtgtgacataggggggagggggggttaattttggccgattttagcgtgacatactttatggatgacgccaatgTGTTTTTCCTAAGGAAAATAttaattgaacacttttgaggACATAAAGTTCAGCCGTCTGAATTcaacaaacttttgaattaatttatatcCTCCCTACTCTTTACCATtctgaatttttggatttactTCTGCCAGatttattaagatttttaatcGATGGTTGGccagatttttcatattttgacctggtaaccctgtctcacagtgccatttttttaaatttcattcgttttcaatgaaaaaaaaaacaaaattgttaaaaaattcaataagaAACGATACTTTGAAAACCTAACTAAAGAAAGAatcagccaaataaaaaaatcgtaatcGTCAATTAGTCACAAAATGAAACGGTTTAGCACAGACAGGTTGATTCTTCTACCAAACAtcagttaaattattttatttaataaattttggctCTTTGTTTGTTAATCTCTATTTTTATCTTAAAAcataaaagatttttatttaaaaaaaggtgcaggtggttatgttctacatgaccaatatgataaagaactttgtacaaaactcaaaaaatcatgctatttttatttatattttttaattctttgcctatttatttaatcctgaataattaattctaattaaattgattcaatcaatggcaccggtagaaccttccctcagggccatggccactctgggtgtggccaatcctgtcaaaatggccattttcatcgacgaaaatgactttatagctgtcggccaccattgctagtaccaaccactagtgtcttcctttttatctacaaggacttcgccgccctgggctcctaagtgtatgaaagtatggcacggagcgacggcgccgaatacccatatttacacaaagaatttt
Coding sequences:
- the LOC120425707 gene encoding ras-specific guanine nucleotide-releasing factor 2-like isoform X5, with amino-acid sequence MLSPKMQRSVRVNEHQLIMLSDRAQYDHSMHGYLHKRTADNNKWQMRWFVLYQNLLFYYESEQSSRPSGLIFLEGCYCERLVSAPSLSGPPISSGGGQGSKAIKEEKLQHCFTICYRRENQRQYELRASTESECSAWIIAIREASFNKLLLQKEELEQKHVHLLQVVESEKTAKWQYTQQCEELASEIRKLRAEICVLRKETRSSYSATPVGRGSFSMPGEMLSHDDPASLPGLCASVSDSIELRKIKKVQSFFRGWLCRRRWKQIVEEYIRSPHAESMRKRNHLVFSMVEAEEEYLEQLEVLVACFLRPFKMAASSKRPPCSHEDVNSIFLNSETVLFLHQIFLKGLTSRLESWPTLVLGDLFDMLLPMLSIYQEYVRNHHYSLQVLTECKSNTNFATVLKRLEAKPTCQGRSLETFLTYPMHQIPRYIITLHELLAHTPHDHVERKSLQNARQQLEDLSRQMHDEVSETENLRKNLAVERMIVEGCDILLDVNQVFVRQGSLVQVPPGRGRIRSRLASFKSERDAVRQCFLFSNHMIIATRTSGGRLHLLPDVGKIPLADATLIEDPSEVQDEDASVCSQSTRGSTLSVSESVNAGNRDFKIFVETKSGARHSIHLIAPTIQDKEAWISDISQCLDNIHMHSLLSPGIGGSSGGSIFAGHQALRADPRLFKDDVDIRFSRTLNSCKLPQVRYATPERLLQRLTDLRFLSIDFLNTFLLTYRVFTDGETVLQALKNVFYNPPLEPACECDHQTDFLELPYQDGRASPRRTSGASSVSGYCSEGADRDRSMSGDSAGLRFRGSRRGYASHQGSEQETLSWIPEQAGPVIIHGVHHHDTAVEEKQQQQQQQSPPKVDGGGGGNGGGGGGGSLQSKSQHQIHAQPQDDSYLAIPKPMAGSSSSDTLTETAMSGPSSPSNLSSVTLVGSTGSGGQDKSEDQTPTEGTFRYGKAPSGPLPERVNPKQRKEPTPTICTTDMTQQQQQQQQQQQIKVPQTPPTVTTTPCHSPSSPGQQLAAKEQQQQPTVCQNGHDGPKIVTQPYLLSTTTTTTVTITTTTTTTHTAASGTAVTKSISPPHLLPMDRRPSVGHNIAIPHAALCQHRHSLQLNGDGSFYGKGSEKQQQQQQPQISSPRLATRKFSAPKTPERQRKSLFGTPQRERDSSRSSTSTAAAAFAIATSASSNPRDEPPEVEARNRKESVVSSPATMRVLNVLRHWVSKHFQDFEQDAALRSQTIAFLDDITCSPNLLPTEHRAASQLLRLLCRDDIDSGKHHLDMLLRPPQTPSKESIETLSALEIAEQMTYLDHQIFLAIRSEEFLGQAWMKSDKKSRAEHIILMTKRFNDGSRLVCSEIVSRSNMAARVAAIEKWTAVADICRCLHNFNGVLQICAAFTNAAIYRLKKTWDKVPRTIKSTITKLQAVVCSDGRFRVMREALHRCDPPCIPYLGMYLTDLSFIEEGTPDFTPDRLLNFSKMRMIAHVIREIRHFQQTPYKIDHIPKVTSYLLDTSLLLDDDELYQKSLQIEPRSSRLSAPNTANV